TGGTGGTGTTGATACTGGGAGTCGTCGCCGTCGGACTCGCGGCGTTCTTGCTGTACTCGGTCGTCGGCGCGACGATGGAGTTCGCCTTCGTCGCCGCCCTGCGCGACGAGGAGGTCCGTCTGCGCCGATCGGTCCGGCGGTACTGGCGGCGCGGCCTCCGGCTGTTCGCCTTCCGACTGGTGGTCTGGGTGGTCACCGTCACAGCCATCGCGGCGGTGCTGCTCGGGACGGGCGCGGCGCTGGGCGGGTGGCCGCCGACGGTCTGGAGCGACGGGACGATCATCGCCGTCGTCCTCCTCGCGATCCCCGTGTTCGTCCTCACGGTGTTGGTCGTCGGGACGCTGCTAGGCTTCACGACGATGTTCGTCGTGCCGGTGATGCTCGCCGAGGACCGGGGCGTCCTCTCGGCCTGGCGCCGGTTCTGGGGGACGCTGACCGCCGAGCCCCTGGAGTTTCTCGCGTACCTCGTCCTCTCGGTCCTCCTCGGCATCGGCGTCTCGGTGGCCGTCGGCTTCCTGCTCGTGTTGCTGCTGATCGCCCTGGCCGTCCCGTTCCTGATCGTGGGTGCGCCGCTCGGGTTCGCCCTCGCGATGGCCGGTGGGGGAACCGCGGTCGGGGCGTCGTTGCTCGTGCTCGCGCTGCTGTACGGCCTGCTCGTGTTCGTCGGTGCGCTGCTGATCCAGGTCCCCTTCGGGACCTTCCTGCGCTACTATGCGCTGTTCGTCCTCGGCGACGCCGAGCCCGAGTTCGACGTGATCCCCGACGCCCGTGCGGCCGTCCGCACCGACGGCGGCGACGACGGTGACGGCCACGACGGAGACGGGGCCGCCGGTACCGCGACGGGCGAGGACCCCGGCGGGTCGACACCCGGCGGGAGCGCGAGGCCCGACGACGGCGAGACCGAGGCCGATGTCGGCTGGAACGTCGACCGCGAGGATCGCGG
This DNA window, taken from Halosimplex litoreum, encodes the following:
- a CDS encoding DUF7544 domain-containing protein encodes the protein MSLAALNDITDAVRATKRFLTPVDRVRWFRLAVVLFFVGGAGLSFQGAPTAGFGGGTDAPDPAPGAPPGPDITPQVTPELVVLILGVVAVGLAAFLLYSVVGATMEFAFVAALRDEEVRLRRSVRRYWRRGLRLFAFRLVVWVVTVTAIAAVLLGTGAALGGWPPTVWSDGTIIAVVLLAIPVFVLTVLVVGTLLGFTTMFVVPVMLAEDRGVLSAWRRFWGTLTAEPLEFLAYLVLSVLLGIGVSVAVGFLLVLLLIALAVPFLIVGAPLGFALAMAGGGTAVGASLLVLALLYGLLVFVGALLIQVPFGTFLRYYALFVLGDAEPEFDVIPDARAAVRTDGGDDGDGHDGDGAAGTATGEDPGGSTPGGSARPDDGETEADVGWNVDREDRGRGDDDTDRR